One window of Penaeus chinensis breed Huanghai No. 1 chromosome 3, ASM1920278v2, whole genome shotgun sequence genomic DNA carries:
- the LOC125043809 gene encoding cytochrome b-c1 complex subunit 2, mitochondrial-like, translated as MASKLAKPSLLKNVVNRGYAAQAAAQQSYTLPTQDVKVTTLPTGAVVASLENNAPVSRVAVLFKAGSRYETAPNKGAAHMLRTSVGLGTKDASAFAITRTIQQAGGSLTAESGREHVMYSLDVARNNVDSSLEVLASVATQPSFKPWELADNLKRIKIELAMRDPSTLALELLHGAAFRDAGLGNSIFVPDYQLGKLSQGLMTDFVASTHLASRMAVVGLGVDHDGLVSYAKSLGAGSGDGVPVAGSYGSGSLRQENGAAVTCVAVAGAGASIGSSDAASLAVAQQILGIGPNTKYGSNASSVLAKAVASSGGLGSASAININYSDSGLFGYFIMADSASVEKVIDAVHSAVKELKVTQADVARGKKMAKAAIHMATEAGAEHLEDMGLQALLTGTYANPSAAAAAIDGVTASSVQSAVSKVMGGKLSMGAIGSLSAVPYVDQL; from the exons CCACAGGTGCTGTTGTTGCTTCGCTTGAGAACAACGCTCCAGTTTCCCGTGTGGCTGTCCTCTTCAA GGCTGGTTCTCGCTATGAGACTGCACCCAACAAGGGTGCAGCCCACATGCTGCGAACATCTGTTGGTTTAGGCACCAAGGACGCCTCAGCCTTTGCAATCACTCGCACCATCCAGCAGGCGGGTGGATCCCTTACGGCAGAGTCTGGCCGTGAACACGTTATGTATAGCCTAGATGTGGCCAGGAACAACGT GGACTCGAGCCTGGAGGTCCTTGCAAGTGTAGCCACGCAGCCCTCCTTCAAGCCATGGGAGCTGGCAGACAACCTTAAGAGGATTAAGATTGAGCTTGCTATGCGGGATCCTTCCACCCTGGCCCTGGAGTTGTTGCATGGGGCAGCCTTCCGTGATGCTGGCCTTGGCAATTCCATCTTTGTGCCAGATTACCAGCTTGGCaagctttctcagggtttg ATGACTGACTTCGTTGCCTCGACCCATCTGGCCAGTCGCATGGCTGTGGTTGGTTTGGGGGTTGACCATGATGGCTTGGTTTCTTACGCCAAGAGCCTCGGAGCAGGGTCAGGAGATGGAGTTCCTGTGGCTGGGTCATATGGAAGTGGAAGCCTGCGACAGGAGAATGGAGCTGCTGTCACTTGTGTTGCTGTTGCTGGTGCTGGTGCCAG CATTGGCAGCAGTGATGCAGCATCCCTGGCTGTAGCCCAACAGATCCTGGGCATCGGCCCCAACACCAAATACGGTAGCAATGCCAGTAGTGTACTTGCAAAGGCTGTAGCATCATCTGGAGGTTTAGGCTCAGCCTCTGCTATCAACATCAACTACAGCGACTCTGGGCTCTTTGGTTATTTCATTATGGCTGATTCTGCATCTGTTGAAAAA GTTATTGATGCTGTGCACTCTGCAGTGAAAGAACTGAAAGTGACTCAAGCTGATGTTGCCCGAGGGAAGAAAATGGCAAAGGCGGCTATCCACATGGCAACAGAGGCAGGAG CTGAGCATCTGGAAGACATGGGACTTCAAGCTCTCCTGACTGGCACATACGCCAACCcctccgctgctgctgctgccattgATGGTGTTACTGCCTCTTCTGTCCAGTCT GCTGTGAGTAAAGTCATGGGAGGCAAGCTGAGCATGGGAGCCATTGGCAGTTTGTCTGCAGTGCCATATGTTGaccagttgtaa